A stretch of Nonomuraea africana DNA encodes these proteins:
- a CDS encoding APC family permease: MAITDRPPTLQPTTQGLASNRLGIPAVVYFVISATAALTVVAGGVPAAYAITGVTGLPLAFLLLGAVLALFSFGYLAMARRVKNAGAFYAFVAHGLGKPLGVGVAWMTLLAYNGLQIGLYGLVGAATSPLIAELSGLTVPWWGIALVAWAVVAVLGMLRVDVNSRVLAVLLLGELAVVLLFNAANLLNPASGGLDLAPLTPQQLFVPGVGALFVFAIASFAGFESSAVFTEEAKNPARTIPVATFLALAILSGLYALSAWSTAVSTGTGQVVARSQGESSALFFNLLGANAGAAAASIAYIVWSTSVIASLIAFHNAIARYVFALGRERALPAVFARTSRRSGAPVAGSLAQSGAALVVIVLWAVAGLDPVRQLFVAVGSFGGFGTLTLLVITSVAVIVFFARRPGVESLWRRLIAPGLAASGLGVVLAFGLGNFDTVLAVDPGSPWRWILPAIYPLAAVVGAIWALRVRANRPDVYAGIGLGAGREA; the protein is encoded by the coding sequence ATGGCGATCACCGACCGACCCCCCACACTCCAGCCCACCACGCAGGGCCTGGCGAGCAACCGCCTCGGCATCCCCGCCGTGGTCTACTTCGTGATCTCCGCGACGGCCGCGCTCACCGTGGTCGCCGGGGGCGTGCCGGCTGCCTACGCCATCACCGGCGTGACCGGCCTCCCCCTGGCCTTCCTGCTCCTGGGTGCGGTGCTCGCGCTGTTCTCCTTCGGCTATCTGGCGATGGCACGGCGCGTGAAGAACGCGGGCGCCTTCTACGCCTTCGTCGCGCACGGGCTGGGCAAGCCACTCGGAGTCGGTGTGGCCTGGATGACGCTGCTCGCCTACAACGGCCTGCAGATCGGCCTCTACGGGCTGGTCGGCGCCGCCACCAGTCCCTTGATCGCCGAACTGTCGGGCCTGACCGTCCCCTGGTGGGGAATCGCGCTCGTGGCCTGGGCCGTGGTCGCGGTGCTCGGCATGCTGCGCGTGGACGTCAACAGCAGGGTGCTGGCCGTCCTGCTGCTCGGCGAGCTCGCCGTCGTTCTGCTCTTCAACGCCGCCAACCTGCTCAACCCTGCCTCCGGTGGCCTGGATCTCGCACCGCTGACCCCGCAGCAGCTCTTCGTTCCCGGGGTGGGAGCGCTGTTCGTCTTCGCCATCGCCTCCTTCGCGGGCTTCGAGTCCTCGGCGGTCTTCACCGAGGAGGCCAAGAACCCCGCGCGGACCATCCCGGTCGCCACCTTCCTCGCCCTGGCCATCCTGTCGGGCCTGTACGCCCTGTCCGCCTGGAGCACCGCGGTCTCCACCGGCACCGGCCAGGTCGTCGCGCGCTCCCAGGGCGAGAGCTCCGCGCTGTTCTTCAACCTGCTCGGCGCGAACGCCGGGGCGGCAGCGGCTTCGATCGCCTACATCGTCTGGTCGACCAGCGTGATCGCCTCGCTGATCGCCTTCCACAACGCCATCGCCCGCTACGTCTTCGCCCTCGGGCGCGAGCGTGCCCTGCCCGCCGTCTTCGCGCGCACCTCCCGGCGCAGCGGCGCGCCCGTGGCCGGATCCCTGGCCCAGAGCGGGGCCGCGCTGGTCGTCATCGTGCTGTGGGCGGTCGCCGGGCTCGACCCCGTCCGGCAGCTCTTCGTCGCGGTCGGCAGCTTCGGCGGGTTCGGCACCCTGACCCTGCTCGTCATCACCTCCGTCGCAGTGATCGTCTTCTTCGCCCGGCGGCCGGGCGTCGAGAGCCTCTGGCGGCGGCTGATCGCCCCCGGGCTGGCCGCCTCCGGGCTAGGCGTCGTCCTCGCCTTCGGGCTGGGCAACTTCGACACCGTGCTCGCCGTCGACCCCGGCTCCCCCTGGCGATGGATCCTGCCCGCGATCTACCCGCTCGCCGCCGTCGTCGGCGCGATCTGGGCGCTGCGTGTCCGCGCCAACCGCCCCGACGTGTACGCGGGCATCGGGCTCGGCGCCGGCAGGGAGGCGTGA
- the ggt gene encoding gamma-glutamyltransferase yields the protein MRKILHPALCLIVGTCFAPVPGAAAVSEDERPATGGTAEAVTSDDRRPVAEGTGGAVATVDPDASRTAIEILRRGGNAADAAVAAAATLGVTEPHMTSIGGGGYLMYYEARTGRVHSLDARESAPAAMREDSFLENGTPIPEDEIVTSGLTVGVPSVVHQWETILRTLGTISLRQALRPAIRVARSGFLVDAEFNAQTALNQDRFADIGSAKDLFLPGGRPPPVGSVFRNPDLARTYEELARHGADWFYRGPVAREIVRTVKHPPAESSGRRIRPGLMATRDLAAYRTLSPSPTRSRFRGLEVYGMPPSSSGGTTVGEVLAILSAMDAPSDRVEALHRYLEASRLAFADRERYVGDPDFADVPVSELLSPGFARERACLIGPAAMAHPAAPGSPDGSYQPCQAPGAPSAAALSAEGRHTTHLVVSDRWGNVASYTISLGEIGGSGLVVPGRGFLLNSQLSGFTFDPSAGGPNLAGPGKRPRSSIAPTIVLRDGRPLFALGSPGGTPIITTVIQILLNRVDFGMPLPEALAAPRASQLNLPVTLAEPGFTEEYGSALTARGHAFEPPPWAPWPLGAATALEFLDRDRVLAVAEPTRLGGGSALVVRP from the coding sequence ATGCGGAAGATCCTGCATCCCGCGCTCTGCCTCATCGTCGGCACCTGTTTCGCCCCCGTGCCCGGAGCGGCCGCCGTCTCGGAGGACGAGCGGCCCGCCACCGGGGGCACGGCCGAGGCGGTGACGTCCGACGACAGGCGGCCCGTCGCCGAGGGCACCGGCGGCGCCGTGGCCACCGTCGATCCCGACGCCAGCCGTACTGCCATCGAGATCCTCCGGCGAGGAGGGAACGCCGCCGACGCCGCGGTCGCCGCCGCGGCCACGCTGGGCGTCACCGAACCGCACATGACCTCCATCGGAGGCGGCGGCTACCTCATGTACTACGAGGCCCGCACCGGCCGTGTCCACAGCCTCGACGCCAGGGAGAGCGCCCCCGCCGCCATGCGGGAGGACTCGTTCCTGGAGAACGGCACGCCCATCCCCGAGGACGAGATCGTCACCAGCGGCCTGACCGTGGGCGTCCCCAGCGTGGTGCACCAGTGGGAGACGATCCTGCGCACGCTCGGCACCATCTCGCTGCGGCAGGCGCTGCGCCCGGCCATCCGCGTCGCGCGCTCGGGCTTCCTCGTCGACGCCGAGTTCAACGCGCAGACCGCGTTGAACCAGGACCGCTTCGCCGACATCGGCTCCGCCAAGGACCTCTTCCTGCCCGGCGGCCGGCCGCCGCCCGTGGGTTCCGTCTTCCGCAACCCCGACCTGGCCCGTACCTATGAGGAGCTGGCGCGGCACGGGGCCGACTGGTTCTACCGCGGCCCCGTCGCACGGGAGATCGTACGGACCGTCAAGCACCCGCCCGCCGAATCCTCCGGCCGCCGGATCCGCCCCGGCCTGATGGCCACCCGTGACCTGGCCGCCTATCGCACGCTGTCGCCTTCCCCCACCCGATCCCGCTTCCGCGGCCTCGAGGTGTACGGCATGCCGCCGTCCTCCTCCGGCGGCACCACCGTGGGCGAGGTGCTCGCCATCCTGTCGGCCATGGACGCGCCTTCCGACCGGGTCGAGGCGTTACACCGCTACCTGGAGGCGTCCCGGCTGGCCTTCGCCGACCGCGAGCGCTACGTCGGCGATCCCGACTTCGCCGACGTGCCCGTGTCCGAGCTGCTCTCCCCCGGCTTCGCCCGCGAACGCGCCTGCCTCATCGGCCCGGCCGCGATGGCCCACCCCGCCGCCCCCGGCTCACCCGACGGCTCCTACCAGCCGTGCCAGGCTCCCGGCGCGCCGTCGGCCGCCGCCCTGTCCGCCGAAGGGCGGCACACCACGCACCTGGTCGTCTCCGACCGCTGGGGCAACGTGGCTTCCTACACCATCTCCCTCGGTGAGATCGGCGGCAGCGGACTCGTCGTCCCCGGACGTGGCTTCCTGCTCAACAGCCAGCTGTCGGGATTCACCTTCGACCCTTCGGCCGGCGGGCCGAACCTGGCCGGGCCAGGGAAGCGGCCGCGATCCTCCATCGCGCCGACCATCGTGCTCCGTGACGGCCGGCCGCTGTTCGCCCTGGGATCGCCGGGTGGCACGCCCATCATCACGACAGTGATCCAGATCCTGCTCAACCGGGTCGACTTCGGGATGCCCCTGCCCGAGGCACTGGCCGCTCCCCGGGCCAGCCAGCTCAACCTGCCCGTCACGCTCGCCGAACCCGGCTTCACCGAGGAGTACGGCTCCGCGTTGACGGCTCGCGGCCATGCCTTCGAACCGCCCCCCTGGGCTCCCTGGCCGCTCGGCGCCGCCACCGCCCTGGAGTTCCTCGACCGCGACCGTGTGCTGGCCGTGGCCGAACCCACCCGCCTCGGCGGCGGCAGCGCCCTCGTCGTCCGCCCCTGA